The genomic interval CATCTCAACCTGGCTAATTTTCCTAACCATAGATGGGTTCGCACATTCTGGTGGTGAAGCGATCAGCGCACCGAGAAGAGGGGACATCACCATTGATGGCGATCTTGTAGAATGGGATATCGTGAGAACGCTTGCACAAGAGATTACTACAAAACCTCAAGGTTGGTATCAAATTGTCGCAGGCGGCGGTGCAGGTCGCAACACAAATAAAGGTGGACAGCGCGTGAGCCGCGGACAGATTGATGGTGATGACGATCTCGAAGTCACGTGGATGACCATGTGGGACGATGACAATCTCTATTTCGCCTTTGAAGTCGTTGATGACGACATCAACGAATTGGAGCCACCTTTTGCGTCGCGAGACGGCAGGAATTTTGAGGGATACTGGCTCTGTTTCGACACGAAGCACGATGCCCCGACCAAAAAATTCGGAAATAAGAAATTTGACACCGCTGCTGTCGCCGCAATTAGCACTTATGAACCGGATGATACCTTTTGGGAGATTGCGCCCTTAACCACACGTGGAGCCGGTGCAGCGTTTCAGAGAGATGGTCAAGTCGAAGATCCAGAACTCAACAGCCCAGCAAAAGGGCATATCATGGCGAAAAATGATGGCGGCAGCTACACTTTTGAGATCCGCATGCCCTGGAAAATCTTCGATGCTTATTACGGAAAACGTATCAAACCCGAAGACGGCGATGTCATCGGATTTGACATCACGGTGATGGATGTTGATCCAGTCTACGATCCACCACAGGGCGGTGCTATGGCGTGGTCGAGTGATTTTGAAAATGATAATAGCCCAGGTGTGTTAGGTGATATAATTTTCAGCACAACCGCCGCTGTCAATCCGAGCGGCAAACTCTCTGTGACCTGGGGTCAAATCAAGCACGCACACCAATAGCTGATAGTCAAAAAACCGAGGCAGTCTGGTTCATAGTCGCGCAATTCATTGCGTCTTGCGTAAGTCCTGTGTATTATTAAAGATTAAGGTGGATGATACGACACGTGTTACACTACGGCTTCAAATGTTTTTCAAGGAACGCCTTCGTCAATTCTGGCACCTTTGGATCCCTAAACCAGCCGTGCCCGCCTCCTTCCACCTTATAGAACGTAACCGGTACACCCGCCTTCTCTAAGGCATCCTTCAACAACACACTCTGCTGATACGGAACAAGTTTGTCTTGATCTCCGTGAATAATCAGAAAAGGCGAATCATCGTCAGAGACGTAGGTGATTGGATTCGCTTTCGCCACGCGATCTTTATGTTCTTGAATCGGTCCGCCGACCAATTTCGACTCTGGCGAGTCAGGAGCATCGTGCACCAACCCATCAGGAAGGCGGTGTGTATCCATCTGCAGGAAGTCTGTGGGACCATAGTAATCGACAATGGCTTGGACTCGACTGGATACTTCTAAGTTTTCTCCTACCTCAAATTCATTCACATCGCCTGTTGTACCGAGCATGGCAACCAAGTGTCCACCGGCGGAGGAACCCCACGCCGCAAAGCGGTTTGGATCTAAACGATAGGTGTCTGCATTCGCGCGCAGCCACCGCACAGCGGCTTTTACATCCTTAATCTGGGCAGGAAAAATGGCGTGCTGGCTCAAGCGGTAGTTGATACTCGCACCTGCATAGCCTGACTTGAGATATCCCCTCGGATTGTAATGTGCCTTGTCTCCACCCAGCCAAGCCCCGCCATGTATCCAGATAATAAGTGGAAGATTTTCCCCTTCATCCGGGATATAGAGATCAAGTTTCTGCCGTTCATGTCCATCCGCAACATAAGCGATGTCTCGATACACTGTTACGCCTTCGGGAGCTTTCATAGACTCAGCAGCACGTCGCCGTTGTCCCAGAACCAAGGTTGCAGCTACAAGAAACAGCATTAAAACAAACACGACTATCATCTGCATCATCGGCTTTTTCATCGACGTTCCCCTCCGTACCAGTGGTGCGCCTACATTTGGGTTTCAAGGAGCGCGATGCTTTGCGTGTCCAGCTTATTGTAGTTCTCAATTTCATAGCGGTTTCCATCTGCATCCTTAATCAGAACGCGTCCGTTTCCAAGCGTGACAATATCGTACCGACTCCGCAAACTGAACTGCACATCCCCTTGTGAAGTTTCAACCATCCACTGTGTAATTCCAAACTGCCCTTCAAGCGCGTTGATTTTGATAATCTTCGGCATAAAGTAGCGTCTCTGTAACTCCTCAACGAGAATCTTGCGGGACTCGTGTGGCAGATGCTTTATATCCTCAATAATGCCGATCTCCTTAGATTCTTCGTCCATTAGCGCAATATATCGGCTGGTTTCACTTACAGGAAAAGCGTAGACCGGTTCGACCCTCTTCCGAATCGACCCATCTGGAAGTTGGACAACCAATTCTTCAAACGCGTTCCGCTCAAGCCTAACACCGCTTGCATCAAGGAACCTTAATCCATCAGTGACCTTAATCGCTTCCTTCATCAATATACCCTCCTTTTAGACTCAGATTACCATGCGCGAATTTTTGACAATTCAGTCTGCTTCTCACACAAACCAGCGTACGTGCCGCCTTTGGCAATCAGTTCTTCATGCGTCCCAATTTCATCAACCGCGCCCTCTCTCAGCACAACAAGCCGGTTGGCGTACTTAAGCGTTGACAACCTGTGCGCAATGGCGAATACTGTTCTGCCTTGGATGAGCCGTTCCAACGCCTCTTGGATCTTCGACTCTGTTTCAGTATCAACGGAGGAAGTCGCTTCATCCAAGATAAGGATGCGCGGATTTTTTAAAATCGCTCGTGCAATAGAAATACGCTGCCGCTCACCACCAGAAACCCGTGCTCCTCTTTCCCCTACCGTTGTATCGTAACCATCAGGGAATTTCATGATAAAATCGTGGGCATTTGCTGCCATCCCAGCAGCAATAATCTCCATCCGAGATGCCCCCGGCTTTGAGTAACCGATATTCTCTGCTATCGTGCCTTGGAACAAGAACGGATCTTGTAAGACCACGCCGATCTGTTGCCGTAACGCCTTAACCTGAATATCGCGACTGTCGTAACCATCAATCATTATTGCCCCATCATTCGGGTCGTAGAAACGGGTAATCAGGTTGATGAGTGTGCTTTTTCCCGCACCGCTGTGCCCAACCAACCCTATCATTTCACCGGGCTCCACTGTAAAATTAACACCATTGAGCGCGTTTTTTTCGCCATCGTAAGAAAAATAGACATCCCTAAATTCAACAGCACCACGGATATTTCTAAGGGTTACTGCATCGTTTTTATCAGCAACGCTCGGGGGTGTATCCATAATTTCAAATACACGCTCGGCGGAGGTGCCTGCTCGGATAAACCGCTCGTTCATCTGACAGAGAGTAGATACAGGTGAAAAAAACTGCATCATATAGCTTTGGAACATAAATAACGTGCCAAGGGTTATATCGTTTTGGAAAATCTGCCATCCCCCGACTAACCAAATCAAAATAGAACCGGAATAGGTGATAAACTCCATAATCGGACGGTAAAGGCTTCCAAGTTTCGCCGCGTTCATCTCACCCGTAAATACCTGATAGGTCGAATCGTTAAACCGGCTTATCTCGTAGCGTTCGCGGGCAAATGCCTTGACAACGCGGACCCCTGGAATCGTACTCGCGAGAATCGTGCTAATGTTCGCATAACGTTTCCATAAAACATGGTACACCTTGCTCATTTTTTTCCCGAAAAAGATCGTGAAAAAGATAAGACACGGAATAGGTATCAGCGTCCAAAGCGCAAGTTGCCAGTTAAAAGAAAACATGATTATACACATAAAGATGATTGTGAGAGAATCACCAATAATATCTTGTATCCCACTCGCGATGAAATCCCGGAGTCGTGATACATCGTGCGTGATCCTCGACATCAAGTTTCCGGTATCTCGTTCATGGAAAAAATCAATAGAGAGCGCGTTTAAATGTTCATAGGTCTCGTTCTGAAGCCGTCTCGTGATATTCTGACCCACCCATGCCATCATATATCCGCGCACAGATGAAGTTACCAGAGTAAAAACCCTAACCCCTACCATGAGTAGAATAAGCCCAATGAGATGCCCAAAGGTACCGGCAGCCGGTATGTTTTCAAACCACCCGCCCAAAAAATTGACGGTCCCTTGGAGGTGCCCCCACGTCGTTTCGGGAAGAGGCTGTCCCGAACTAACAGCAGTTTCGACCGGTTTCAAAATAGTGTCAACCAATTCTTTACCGAGGATCGGCGGATAGACCCCAACAAACCGGATGAGCATCATCAGCAGAAATGCAGGCACAACGACATACAAAAGCGGAACGGCGTACTTCATGAGTCGAAAGATGAGTTTTCCACTCTGGACGCAATTGACACAGACATCTGACCAACTCGGAATAGGTTGACCGCACTTCTCACAGCGTCCCTTCGCTTCAGAGGACATTCCACCTGGACCCCGTCCACGTCTACCGCGTCCATGTTCACCAAGGGGTCTACCGTCTGAATTCGCTCCCGTTTGTGAAACCAACCCTTCCAGTTCCGAGACAGCACGAGTGAATTTTGGGGTTAACCTTTTTGAGTAGCGCGATAGTTCAAAAGCGTTGTCCGCAGTACTCACTTTGAGAATATTATTCCCGTACATCTCCAGAATTTCGACATCTTTGACGGATGAGAGCGGCACCTCGCGCAGGTCGTGCCCGATAACACCATTCTGATTGAAAACAATGAGCCGTCTATTCGTAATTAACAGCCAATCCTTACCATAAGTCCCATCAAAACGCAGATCCGTCGAAACAGAAATCTTGATATCTTCGCCCGTTTCAAGCAGTGATTCTGCCTGCTCTTTCAGGAGTTCAGGTACATCTTCCGTTGTCGACAACGGTTCATGGTCTAACTTTCGGAAGCGTGGCTTTCCACCATAATGATGCATCCGTCGCCGAGATGACCTTCCCCTGTCGAAACCTCGCATCGAGTCGCGCATAAATCAATCCTCCACACATTAAACGTGTCGTTTCTATAACCTAAGTTTCGGATGGTTTTGTGTCTTCGGCAATCATCACACCAAGTTCAGTTCTCAAGTTCTGAATTTGAGAAATTTTTTCCGATATCTTATCGAACATCTCCTGCTTAGACTTGATGCCTTCACTGATGAGAAACGCCGTCGCTTCAGAGCGACTATTAAATTGCCCAGATTCCACAAGTTCATCAATCCGAGTGAGATCTCCTTCGTCTACTCTAACCATCACGACATTATCCCTTCTGTGCTCGCCTCTCCGGTGTCTTCCACGGTGCTTTTTTCTTCCGTGTTTCGCATCAAATTCTGACATTGAAAAATCTCCTTTCCGTTAAATACACATAATTTAATTACATGTAATTATTATACACCCTTATATATCAGCTTGTCAAATTAAATTTTAGTTTGCGGTTTCCCTACCGCCCCCGAACTTAGCCAAAAACTTTGTATCCTTAGTCCTCTCTTGAGCCCCGTAGAGGGTTTTTGCTTGGGTATTTCTTCAGTATCTGTGTAGAATGAAAACGCAGAAAACTAAAAACTATAGCAAAACTCGAAAATATGTAGACTGCTGTTCAATGAACCAACTCTAATACCGCTGGTGAGGATTGTATCCTCGCCCACCGCCATCAAGTAATCTTGGATTTTACAATAAATAGTCCTACCCTATACGATTAGAAAATTGACATTCGACGTAATTTAGGTTACAATAGTTTGCATAAGTATGTCGGCAAGAACAATATAGTGAAATAAGAGGACTTCCTTAGATGACTACAATGAAATGCGGTAGGTGCGGCTCTGAGAAGATTATGTCCAACTTACGAATTCGGGATCGCTACGATGCAGGCGTAGGACAAGACTTAGAAGTCGAAGTACAGGCTAACCCTGATGCGTTGATTTTCAAGCAGGCGCACAGAGTAGCGTTGAGAGCAACCGTTTGTGGCGAATGTGGCAACGTTGGTCTCTCTGCCGAGAATCCACAGACATTATGGAAAGCCTATACGAAAAAAAAAGACTCGTAGAACTCACGCCTACACCAGTTCGACAATTGACGTTTCAGCACAGTTAAAAATCGTGCCCACCAATAAATTTCTACACCTTTAGGGAGAAGCGATGGAATCAACCGAATCGCACTTCAAACGTTTTATTTTTATCTTAATTGACGGGGCACCATACGAAATTTTTAAAGCACTAATTGAAAACGGTGACCTACCCAACATCAAAAAATATGTAGTAGATAACGGTAGTTTGAACAAAGCGGTCTCAGTTTTCCCGTCAACAACGGGACCCGCTTTTATCCCATTTTTTATGGGACTGTATCCGGGCACAGCAAACATTCCCGGCATCCGATGGCTGTCTAAATCAAAATTTCATACGCCATATCGCTTCAAACGTCCCGGTGTCTGCAGCTACATGGGGTTTGATGGGTTGCGCTTTGAAGCCGATTTACCCTCAGGTTTCCCCACCCTATTTAACTTCTTCTCACCCGTAAGCAATATCTACAATCTACTCGCCCGTGGGTGTCCGCGTGCTAAAAATCTGACGCGCTGGATCAAACCCTTTGTCTATACTTACGCCCACTTTTCGCACCGATGGCGATTCGTCAACCGAATTGCGATCCGTCAGTTACACAAAGCGATTGAAGCAGGCGATAAGTTTGTGATGTGTCTTTTTCCCGCAGTCGATACCTTTTCACACCTCTCAGACATACAATCTCCACAAGTCCTTCAGACCTATCGAGAGATAGACACCGCAATTGGAGATCTCGTCCATACTTTGCAAAAGACGAATACCCTCCAAGAAACACTCATCCTGATTACCAGCGACCACGGGATGACCGACACACATACGCATATTGATGTCCCTCAGCATTTAGACAATGGCGGTTGGCGATGTCTGCACTATCCAAAAATTTGGAGACAAGGCACCGTATCCGCCAGCATGGTATCCGGAAACGGGATGACGCATCTCTATTTTAAAAATAGTGGGAAAGGAAAAGGGTGGGGAGAACGCGCCCCTTTCGAGCAGCTCTGCCAAATGGGTGTCGTTAGTTCACTGATTGAACTGGAAGGATTAGGACTCGTTGCGGGACAGAGCGAAATAGGGGATATCATTGTTCAAAGCCGAGACGGACAGGGGAAAATCTCTTGTCACTTACAAGAGACAAATCACGAAAATCCACAAGGTGTGCCAACGGCTTTTAAATGTGCAGACGCGCTGCGCTTTTCTTACCAGTTTACTGGAACAGATCCCCTCGGATACGGCGTTCACTACAAAAATCTGTCCTCACGGGACGCACTCCGTGAGACCTACGACAGTCCGTATCCAGATGGAATTGTTCAATTGTGGCAGATCTTCAAAAGCGAACGAACCGGTGATCTTGTCCTAAGTGCCGAGAACGGTTATGACCTACGCGCCCGTTACGAAGTTCCAGAACATCATGCAACCCACGGTGCCTTAATT from Candidatus Poribacteria bacterium carries:
- a CDS encoding alkaline phosphatase family protein, whose protein sequence is MESTESHFKRFIFILIDGAPYEIFKALIENGDLPNIKKYVVDNGSLNKAVSVFPSTTGPAFIPFFMGLYPGTANIPGIRWLSKSKFHTPYRFKRPGVCSYMGFDGLRFEADLPSGFPTLFNFFSPVSNIYNLLARGCPRAKNLTRWIKPFVYTYAHFSHRWRFVNRIAIRQLHKAIEAGDKFVMCLFPAVDTFSHLSDIQSPQVLQTYREIDTAIGDLVHTLQKTNTLQETLILITSDHGMTDTHTHIDVPQHLDNGGWRCLHYPKIWRQGTVSASMVSGNGMTHLYFKNSGKGKGWGERAPFEQLCQMGVVSSLIELEGLGLVAGQSEIGDIIVQSRDGQGKISCHLQETNHENPQGVPTAFKCADALRFSYQFTGTDPLGYGVHYKNLSSRDALRETYDSPYPDGIVQLWQIFKSERTGDLVLSAENGYDLRARYEVPEHHATHGALIAEHLHIPLATNYPIVEQCIRSVDIFPTALNLCGHKVALHHIDGRIVE
- a CDS encoding DUF1854 domain-containing protein, with translation MKEAIKVTDGLRFLDASGVRLERNAFEELVVQLPDGSIRKRVEPVYAFPVSETSRYIALMDEESKEIGIIEDIKHLPHESRKILVEELQRRYFMPKIIKINALEGQFGITQWMVETSQGDVQFSLRSRYDIVTLGNGRVLIKDADGNRYEIENYNKLDTQSIALLETQM
- a CDS encoding alpha/beta hydrolase → MKKPMMQMIVVFVLMLFLVAATLVLGQRRRAAESMKAPEGVTVYRDIAYVADGHERQKLDLYIPDEGENLPLIIWIHGGAWLGGDKAHYNPRGYLKSGYAGASINYRLSQHAIFPAQIKDVKAAVRWLRANADTYRLDPNRFAAWGSSAGGHLVAMLGTTGDVNEFEVGENLEVSSRVQAIVDYYGPTDFLQMDTHRLPDGLVHDAPDSPESKLVGGPIQEHKDRVAKANPITYVSDDDSPFLIIHGDQDKLVPYQQSVLLKDALEKAGVPVTFYKVEGGGHGWFRDPKVPELTKAFLEKHLKP
- a CDS encoding ribbon-helix-helix domain-containing protein, yielding MSEFDAKHGRKKHRGRHRRGEHRRDNVVMVRVDEGDLTRIDELVESGQFNSRSEATAFLISEGIKSKQEMFDKISEKISQIQNLRTELGVMIAEDTKPSET
- a CDS encoding ABC transporter transmembrane domain-containing protein translates to MRDSMRGFDRGRSSRRRMHHYGGKPRFRKLDHEPLSTTEDVPELLKEQAESLLETGEDIKISVSTDLRFDGTYGKDWLLITNRRLIVFNQNGVIGHDLREVPLSSVKDVEILEMYGNNILKVSTADNAFELSRYSKRLTPKFTRAVSELEGLVSQTGANSDGRPLGEHGRGRRGRGPGGMSSEAKGRCEKCGQPIPSWSDVCVNCVQSGKLIFRLMKYAVPLLYVVVPAFLLMMLIRFVGVYPPILGKELVDTILKPVETAVSSGQPLPETTWGHLQGTVNFLGGWFENIPAAGTFGHLIGLILLMVGVRVFTLVTSSVRGYMMAWVGQNITRRLQNETYEHLNALSIDFFHERDTGNLMSRITHDVSRLRDFIASGIQDIIGDSLTIIFMCIIMFSFNWQLALWTLIPIPCLIFFTIFFGKKMSKVYHVLWKRYANISTILASTIPGVRVVKAFARERYEISRFNDSTYQVFTGEMNAAKLGSLYRPIMEFITYSGSILIWLVGGWQIFQNDITLGTLFMFQSYMMQFFSPVSTLCQMNERFIRAGTSAERVFEIMDTPPSVADKNDAVTLRNIRGAVEFRDVYFSYDGEKNALNGVNFTVEPGEMIGLVGHSGAGKSTLINLITRFYDPNDGAIMIDGYDSRDIQVKALRQQIGVVLQDPFLFQGTIAENIGYSKPGASRMEIIAAGMAANAHDFIMKFPDGYDTTVGERGARVSGGERQRISIARAILKNPRILILDEATSSVDTETESKIQEALERLIQGRTVFAIAHRLSTLKYANRLVVLREGAVDEIGTHEELIAKGGTYAGLCEKQTELSKIRAW